The DNA window ACGGCGGCCAGCATGCGTTCGAGATCGTGGCCCGGCGGATCGAAGAAGTCGTCGGAGAGGGCGGTGACGCCGCTCTTCAGCGACTCCATCGCCAGCAGCAGGCTACGCAGGTAGAGAAGCCGTGGGGAGACCGGCGCGTCGACCAGGAACGGGTAGGCATAGAGCGACCACACTTCAAGCGGCATGCGCTCGAAACGGCCGCGCAGAAAAGTCTCGCTCGAGTGGGTGTGGGCATTGACGAGCCCCGGTATGATCAGGTGGCCGGCGGCTTCGACGACGCGGTCGCCGGGCCGGGGCAAGATGGTCCCGCCGATGGCGGCGATGCGCCCGTCCTCGACGAGGAGATCGCCAGTCTGGATGATAAAGCCGGCTGGACCGTCGAGCGTTAGCAGGCTACCGCCGCGCAGCAGGATCGGGGATGGCAGCGTGTCGGTCATCATCGCCTCAATACGGAGTGTCGCCGCCGTCGATGTTGATCGCCTGGCCGCGGATCAGCATGGCGTCGTCGGACAGCAGGAAGGAGACGCAGCGGCCGATTTCCTCGGGCGTCGTATGGCGCTTGAGCTGACCGGAGACCATCTGGTCGAAAACCGCCGCCGGTGGTTCGCCGGACAGCGAGGAGTAGACCTCCGCCACCTGTCGCAACATCGGCGTTGCCACCGAACCCGGACAGACGCAGTTGACGTTGATGTCGTTGGCGGCGAGAGTTGCCGAGAGCATGCGGGTCATGGAAATCAGCGCCGCCTTGGTCGCGCTGTAGGCGATCATCGTCTCGGCGTGCCCGACCTTGCCGGCCTCCGAGGAGATGTTGACGATGGCGCCACTGACATCGCGCTCGATCATCGATTTCGCCACCAGCCGGGCCGCCTCGTAGGCGCCGAACACGTTGATCTCGAACTGGCGGCGCCAGATGTCGAGGCCATGTTCGAGCGGCGGTGCGTGCAGGGCCACGGCGGCGCCGTTGACGAGGCCGTCGAGCCGGCCGTGCCAGGCGAGCGCCTGTTCGACCATGGCGGCTACCGAGTCAGCATCGGCGATGTCGACGGTGATCGGCAGCACGCGCGGGGCCGGTGAAATTCGCGATGGATCGAGATCGGCCGCTGCGACGAAGGCGCCGGCATCGAGCAGTGTCGAGACCAGCCCCGCGCCGACACCGCCGGCCGCGCCGGTGACCAGAAAGGTTTTGCCGGCGTGGGCTTCAGTCTTCACGGCCGGCCGAATGGGCAGCGGTGGATGGCTGCCGAACTTGGCGTATGCGGTCATCGGGCGCCCTCGCTTGTGTCGATCTTGCCGGGCGCGCCACCGGGCAGCCAGGCGTAAAGTTCCCAGACCTCGCGGTCCGGCCCGGTGAAATAGGCGCCGTAGGCGTTCCAGGCATAAGGTGCCGGTGGCGCCACGAAAGCGACGCCGGCCGCGCTCAGCTCGTCATAGGCGGAGTCGAGTTCGGCCATACTGTTGAGTTTCACGGCGATCAGCACGGCGCTGTCCGAGTCCGGGTCGACCGGCGTGCCCGTGTGGGCGGACAGGTGGCCGCGCTCCCAAAGGGCCAGTGTCAGACCGGCACCGGAGAAGTCGGCAAAGCCGGGGGCGCGATGCTTGAGACGAAAACCGAGACGATCGCGATAGAAGGCGATGGAGGCCTCAAGGTCGCGGACGAGGACGCAGACGTCGCTGATGGCGTGGCGCTGGGCAAAGGTCATGTCGGGCCTCAATAGTCGCGTAATTCGCCGAAGCTTGCCGGGGCCGCCGCCGCGCCGCCACGCAGGCGACCACTCAGCCAGACGCCGAAAATGGTGGCGAGATAGGGGAGGGCGAGCAGAAGATCGTGGGGCACCGCGTCGCCGAACACCAACTGGGCGCGGATGCCGAGCGCGCCGACCAGCGAGAAGAATATGGCCGCCAACGCCGCGCCGATCGGATGAGACGCGCCGAACACCACGGCGGCGAAGGCCATGAAGCCGCGACCGGCCGTCATGTTCTGGGCGAAGATCTGCAAGCTGCCGGTGGCAAGTTCCGCGCCGCCGGCCGCCGCCAGCACGCCGCCAAAGGCGAGGGCGAACAGGCGCATGCGCGAGGGATCCACGCCAGCGCTGCGGGCGGCGAACGGATGCTCGCCCGAGGCGGCGAGCTGCAGGCCGAAGCGGGTGCGCCGCAGCAGCACCCACATGCCGAACACCACGAAAGGCATCGCTGCGACCAGGATCGACAGCGAGGCGAAGGGGCCGAAGGCCTCTCCGAGGCGGGGCAGCCCGAAGGGGGCGGTCACCGAGGCCTGACTGCCGAAGATCGACTGCGAGGCGAGCGAGGTGCCGCCGATGCCGAGGCCGGTGAGACCAAGCCCGGCGATGATGGGATTAGCCTTGAGCTTCTCGATGGCGAACCAGAGGAGGACCGAGGCCAGCACCGAGAAAATGACGGCGGCGAGCAGCGCGAGACCGAGCGAACCGGTCAACACGATGCCAATGACGGTGGCGGCGGCGCCGATGATCATGACGCCCTCGAGGCCGAGATGCCAGATGCCGGCGCGCTGAGCGATGACGCCGGCCATGGTGACGTAGACGAGGGGCGTGGCCGACCGCAGGATGGCGACGATGAGATCGGTCATTGGGGCTTTGCGCTCCTTCCGGCGCCACCGGTAACCCGACCGATCAGGCGATCGAGGTGGGCCGACCGCGCGGTGATGAACAGGGCGATGGCGGCGTTGATGATGTCGATGGCCGCCGATGGCAGGCCCGCCATGACCGGCAGATAGAGCGCGGCCGAGGCGAGGCCGCCAAAGAACAGGGCGCCGATGGCGGTTCCGCCCACCGACAGGTTGGCGACGAGGGCAATCAGGATGGCGGTGAAGCCATGGGCGGGCAGGAAGCCACCGACCAGCCGGCCGTTGGGGCCGAACACTTCGATGGTGCCGGCCAGACCGGCCAGGCCGCCGGCAACGAGAAAGCTCGTCAGGCCGAGCCACCAGACCTTGGCGCCCTGCCAACGCACCATGACCGGATTTCGACCGGCGAGGCTGGCGACGACGCCGAAGGCGCTGCGGTTGACCAGCAGCCACATCAGCACCCCGACGATGATGGCGATTGCGATGATGGTCGGCGACAGGCCGAGCGAGTTGGAAATGCGGTAGGCGGCGGCCAGTGGCCGGCTCGACGATTGCTGGCCGCTGCCCGAGGGGTCCTTGAGCGGGCCGGTGGTGACGTAGATCAGTAGCAGCGTTGCCAGGAAGTTGCCCATCAGCGTGGTGATCGTCTCATCGGTCCCCGACCGCAGGCGGAGGAGCCCCGGCCACAGCGCCCACAGCGCACCACCCACCATGCCAGCCAGAAACGAGAGGGGTACCAACACGATGGCCGGCGCGCCGTTCAACCAGGTGGCGGCGCAGGTGGCGGCGATGGCGCCAACGTAGAACTGTCCCTGGGCCCCGATGTTGAAGAAGCCCGACCGGAACGACAGGCCAACGCCGACGGCGGTGATGAACAGTGGAACGGCCCAGCGCAGGCTCTGCGTCAGCCCGCCGCTCCTCAGGAAGGCACCTTCGACGATGGCTTCGAACATGGCGATGGCCGAATAGCCGGCGAATTCGAAGATGATGCCGCAGAGGGCGAGCGCCAGGGCGATGAAGACGGCGGCGCGCAGGACGACCACGAGGTTGCTGTTCATGAGGTGGCTCCCGTCATGGCGGCGCCGACGGCTCCGAGGGCGTAGGGCGGCCGGTAGTCGGCGACGATCCGGCCCGACAGCATCACCACCAGACGGTCGGAGATGTCGAACAGCTCATCGAGGTCGGAGGAGATGAGCAGCACGGCGGCGCCCTGGTCGCGCGCCGCCCGCAGTGCCTGCCAGACGAAGGCGGTGGCGCCGATGTCGAGCCCGCGCGTCGGCTGCGCGGCGATGATCAGGCGGGCGTCGTCATGCACTTCGCGCGAAAAGATCAGCTTCTGGGCGTTGCCGCCCGATAGCGATCCGGCTCGTTGCTCGCCCGAGCGGTAGCGCACATCCCAGCGCTTCAGCGCCGCGTCGGTCTCTTGTCGCAAAGCTGCCGGCCGGATGGACTTCAGCAGCGAGCCGGCCAGCAAGCGGCGGATGGCCCAGTTCTCCCACAGGGATGACGAGAGGCTGAGGCCTTCGCTGTTGCGCTCGAAGGGGATGATGCTGAGGCCGCGCCGGCGACGCTCGCCGAGATCGGCGGTGGTGACGATAGTGCCGGCCAGCTCGATGCTGCCCTCGGCCACTCCGGCAAGCCCGGCGATGGCGCGTACCAGCGTCTTCTGACCATTACCCTCGACGCCGGCGATGCCGACGATCTCGCCGGGCCAGAGATCGAGAGACACGGCTTCGAGCGCCGGCCCCTCGGCATCGGGCTGTGTCGATACATGGTTGAGCCGGAGAATGGGAGGCGCGTCGACAGCCGCCGGAACGGTGATGACGGCAGGGACGGTCGGCTCTGCCCCGACCAGCGCGGCGGCATCGGTTTCGGATGGCGATCCACCGCCGACGATGAGGTCCGCCACCACCGCTGGGCTAAGCGTATCGGTGGGCAGGGAGGCGGCGACGAGGCGGCCGCCACGCAGCACGCTGACGGTGTCGGCGACCGCCAGCACTTCGCGAATCTTGTGCAGGACCAGAATGACGGTGACGCCGTTCTTCTTGAGCCGGCGGACGCGTTCGAACAGGGCATCGGCCCCGGATGGCGACAGAACCGCCGTCGGCTCGTCGAGGATCAGGATGTTGGCGTCGGAGACCATGGCCCTGGCGATCTCGACGCTTTGCTGCGTCTCCACCGGCAGGTCGCGGATCCGCCGGCCGGGATCGACGTCGATATCGAGCGCTTGGAGATGGGGCTGCCAGCGGCGAACCAGGCTCCGGCCGCTGAACACCGGGCCGAAGCGCTCGGCGCCGAATTCCATGGCTTCGGCGACGGTAAAAGATGGCGGCAGGGCGAAGCTCTGGTGAACCAGCTCCACGCCCAGCCGCCGCGCCTCGCGGACCTTGCCCAGGGGGAGAGGCCGTCCGTCGATGGCGATCGCGCCCGCGTCGGGCCGGATAAGACCGGCGGCGACGCGGGCGAAGGTTGTCTTGCCGGCACCGTTCTGGCCGACGACGGCGTGGATGAGGCCCCGTTCGAAGGTAAGGCACACCTCGGATAAGGCGACGAAATCACCGAACCTGACGGTGATTTCGTTACATGCGAGAGCCGGAGGCAACGGGGCGGTCATCGAAGGGGCGCGTCCGGGGTCAGAGGTTGGTGTTGAACGGCACTTTGAGGGTGCCGGCGATGATCTCGGCCTTGGCAGCCTCGATCTTCGGCCAGACTTCCTTGGCTTTGGTGACCAGCGCCTCGGGCCCCTTCTCCAGGAACACCGGCGACAGCACGAAATCGATGACGCCAGTGCCGAGGCCGGTGCCGATGTGGCCGCCCTTCCAGTCGGCAGCGAGGGCCCGGGTCACCTCGTTGTAGAGCGACTGGCCGAAATCGAGCGACACCAGGCTTATCACCGTCGACGGGCCGAGCTTGTACTGGGCCGGCGAGATGGCGCTGACCATCAGGTTCTTGCCCTCGTTGGCGGCGGCGATGATGCCGGCATCGGTGGCTGCCGAGTCGGTCTGAATGTAGTCGACGCCGCTCTTGTACATCTGGGTGGCGATTTCCTGCCCCTTGGCCGGATCCTGGAACGAGCCGGCGAAGGCGGCGGCGAGTGTGGCGTCGGCTTTGACAGAGGTGGCGCCGGTCTTGATCGCGTTGGCGTCGGCGTTGAGCGGGGGCAGCGAGATGCCGCCGATATAGCCGAGCTTGCCGCTGGCCGAGACGAGCGCTCCGAACAGGCCCGACAGGTAGCAGCCGAGATAATAGTCATAGGAAACGGTGGTCACGTTGGGCAGCGCCGGCTCGATCGGGTCGCCGAACAGCTGGATCCACTTGGTGTTGGGGTATTCGGGGGCGAGCGCCTTGAAGGCCTCGGCCACCTCGTTGAAGGTGGAAACGATGATGGAGGCGCCGGCATCGCCAAGCGTGCGGAAGATCGTCTCGTAGGTGGCAGGATCGGCGGCATAGACGACGCGGGTCTCGAAGCCCTTTTCCTTGGCGAGCTTGCCGAGTTTCTCGATCATGCTGTCGACAGGGCCGTTGTCGCCGGCCGCCTGGGTATGAACCAGTGCCACGATGCCCTCAGCCGCCGAAGCGCCGAGGGGAAATAGGCTGGTGGCAAGGCCCGCCGCCGCCGTGCCGGCCGCGGCCTTGAGAAGACGACGGCGGGAGAGGGGGCGACCCAGACCGTCGAGGTCGGACAAGAAGCTGGTCATGAAACACTTCCTTGGCTCTTTGGCGCCGTCGGCGCGAGTGACCCGAACCTGAAAGAGCGACGGACACACGTCCGCTGCACGTCGCCGAGGCGAGCGTTCGCGAGTGTTGAGGCGCAACTGACAGAGCCGCATACGCTGCGACATTTCGCCGGTGTGCGCCGGTCGACTGGATAACGTGTGGCAGGCCCTGAATGTCGCGGTCCGTTCATCGCTCAGGATGTCGGCCGTCGCTTCTTCCATTGCGATGAGGATAAGCGGATCCTGACCGGAGTGTCAACTTTGTTGTTGTGAAAATCTGACCAATCGGTCAGATTCACGTTCGAGATTAATTCGTTTGCGATCAACAGCATAATCTTTGTGCGGTTTGCGCAAAAAGCAGAACCTATCTGCTTTTGGAATTGGCTTCCCGCATTGAATCTGCAAATGTGAGAACAGCCTTTCGCCCGTGGCGGCAGGCGTCGTTGACGAGGGAACGGGATCTTGGACGCTGAGGTAGACGGGGAAGATCACAAAGCGCGGCCGCGTCGGCGCGTGGCGGTCGAAGAGGGCGCGCGCGATGACCGCGTTCGTCAACGCAATGTCGCCCGTATCCTCAAGGCGGCCACGACACTGTTCTCGCGCAAGGGATTCGAGGGGACGCGCATTGTCGAGATCGCCGAGGCAGCCGGTCTGCCCAAGGCGAACGTCTACTATTACTTTTCCTCCAAGGAGGAAGTTTACGACGCGGTCATCAAGCATCTGATCGACGAGTGGGATGCCGCGCTCGCCCATATCTCCGCCGACGCTGAGCCACGCGAGGCGCTGGAAAGCTATGTGCGCGCCAAATTGGAGCATGCCCGTCGGCATGGCGAAGAGTCGCGCCTGTTCGCTGGCGAGATTATCGGTGGCGCGCGCTTCCTTAGCCGTCGTGACCGTAGCCACATGCGCGAGGTGACGCGTGACCATGCGCGGGTGATCGAAAGCTGGATCGCCGCCGGCAAGATCAAACCGGTCGATCCGCGCCACCTTTTGATCATGTTATGGGCGGTGACTCAGTTCTACGCCGATTTCGAGATATTGGCTTGCGACGCTCTGGAGCAGTCGCGCCTGCGCCGCGCCGATTTCGACAAGGCCGCCGAAACGATCGTTTCTACGCTGCTCGGCAGCCTGATGCCGGATTGAGATAGAGTGCCGCCTCTGACTGACAGGCGGTCCTCAGCCGGCGTAACGCAGAACGAGCGTGCTCCAGACATCCTTGACGATGTGCCGCTCGCGCACGAAGCCCTGGGCGCGGAAGGCGGCGAGCACGCTTTCGGCCTGCGTCCTCAGAATGCCCGACAGCACCACGGCGGCGCCCTGCATGGCGTGGACGCGGAATTGCGGCGACAGCATCTTCAGTGGATCGGCCAGGATATTGGCGACGATCAGGTCGAACTTGCGGCCGACGATGGCCGGATGGGCAAAGCCGGCGGCCGTCACCGCCGTGACGAGGTTGGCAGCGCCGTTGATCTCGGCGTTTTCCAGCGCGATCTCCACCGCCAGCGGGTCGATATCGGAGGCGAGCACCGGCCGCTTGGTTTCCAGCGCGATACCGATGGCCAGTACGCCCGAACCGGTGCCGAGGTCGAACACGCTGTCGAAGCGATAGACCGAAAGAAGGCGGCTGAGCGCCGTGAGGCAGCCCCAGGTGGTGGGATGATGGCCGGTGCCGAAGGCCTGGTTGGCCTCGATCTGCAGGCCGATCAGCCCCTTGGGAATGCGGTCGCGGTCGTGGGCGCCATGCACCACGAAGCGGCCGGCCACCACTGGGCTCAAGCCTTCCAGGCTCTGCGCCACCCAGTCGACATCCTCGGGTACCGGCTCGACCGTCACCAACGCGGCGTCAACAATACCGTCGAGGGCGGCGCGGGCCGTCGTGACGAGTTCCTCGGCGTCATCGGCGAAGAAGAAGCCATCCACCGCCCATCCACCGTCCGTTTCGTACCAGGATACCGGACCCGCTTCGACGAAGGCCGCCTCGATTGCATCGGCGATCGTTTCCGCGCCGGCCGCGTCGGCGGCGGGGATGTGGAGCTGATACTGGCGCATGGTTGTTCCTGAGCTGAATTCCGGGGCTGGCGGGGGTTTAGTCGGAGCCCTGAGGCTTGTCAAAGCTGGGGCATACAAAATCGGGCGGAGCCTGATGCCCCGCCCGTCATTTTCAAAGCGCCGCTGAACCGGTGTTACTTCTTCGGCGGCACGTAGTCGGCCGGCGTCGCGTCGGTGACGCGGCCGTCGGTATAGGGCTTGTAGGGATTGTGGGTGGTCAGGTACTGGGCCACCACGTCCTCAAGGTTGGGACCGTAATCATAGGCGTTGACCGCCTTGTCGGCGAAGGTCTTGAAGCCGTCGCCGCCGCCACGGACGTAGTTGTTGGTGACCACGCCATAGGTCTTGGCCGCTTCGAGCGGCACGAAGGCGTCGCCTTGCTTGACCTCGACGCTGGTGATGCGGCTGCCGACCGGCTTGGAGCGATCGAAGGTATATTTCAGGCCGGACACCTGCGGGAATCGGCCAGCTCCCTCGTCGACCTGGCTGACGCCGTTCTCCAACGCTTCCTTGATGCCGGCGCCATCGATCTGGAAGGTGGCGATCGTGTTCTGGAACGGCAGCACCGTCAGCACCTCGCCCATGGAGACGTCGCCGGCATCGATCGATGCCCGGAGACCGCCGCCATTGGCGATGGAGATGGTGATGCCCTGGCTGGCGACGCGGTCGAGCGCCGCGTCGGCGACAAGGTTACCCATCGAGCATTCGACGGCGCGGCAGGACTTGCGGTCGCCGTCGATGATGGAGGCGGACGAGCCGACGATCTTGGCCTTCAGCTCTTCCAGCGGCTTGCCGAGTTCCTTGACCCGCGCAACGTAGCCTTCATCCGGCTTCACCGAGGCGTCCAGCAGCAGTGGCGCGCCCTGGGCGGCGGTGACGACGCCCTTGTCGTCGAAGGTGACGGTGAGGTCGCCGAGATACTTGGAATAGGCGTAGGCGGTGACGACAGGCACCTCGACGCCCGACGGGCTCTTGACCAGCGTCGGATAGGGGCCGGACGACTTCTTGTCGGTCGACGACAGGTAGGTGTGGCTGTGGCCACCGACGATGACGTCGATACCGTCGACCTTCTCGGCGATTTCCTGATCCTTGAGATAGCCGACGTGGGTGAGGGCGATGATCTTGTCGACGCCCTCGGCCTGGATCTCCTTCACCGCCGTCTGGAGATAGGTGATCTCGTCCTCGAAGGTGATGTCCTTGCCGGGCGACGAAGTCTCGGAGGTGTCTTTCGCCAAGACCGATACGATGGCCACCTTCTGACCACCGATCTCCTTGATGACATAGCCCTTGTATTTGCCGTCGAGCAGCGAGCCCTTGGCCGAGATGGTGTTGCCGGAAATGATCGGGAACTTCACCGCGCCGATCAGTTTGTCGAGCTCGGCCGGACCGTCGTCGAACTCGTGGTTGCCGATGGCCATGGCGTCGAAGCCGATGCCGTTCATGAACTCGGCGACCGGTCCGCTCTTGAAGGTGCTGTAGTAGAGCGAGCCCTGGAATTCGTCGCCGGCGTCGAGCACCAGAAGGTTGCCGCCCTTGAGTTCCGCGCGCTTGGCATCGATGGCGCTCTTGACGCGGGCAATGCCGCCGAAGCACTCGCCGGCATCGCTTTCCTTGGCCGAGCAGGTGGAGTCGTATTTGTTGATCGGCTCGATGCGCGAGTGAAAGTCGTTGATATGCAGGATGGTGAGCTGGAAGTCGGCCAGTGCCGTGCCGGCCGACAGCGCCAGTGCGCCCGCCGTGAGAATGCCGACGGCAAGTCTATTCGTCATGCTTCTGTCTCCCCATTCACAAGGTGCCCATAGTCTGAGCCGCCTAAGCAATCTTGGCGTGTTCGGGCGGTCGGCTTCAAGCAATAATGCGCAGTTTTGCACGGCTAGTGGTTCGTCTCCGACATTTGCCGAGGTCCGATACATGCTTCGGGACGAGTGTCTGAGCCTGATGCCTGCCTCTATTCAAATGTGAAACTAGCCCTACTCGGATGGGCTTTTATGACGATCCGCTGGTCTTGATCAGCTCCAGGTACCTGGGAGGCCGAAGTTTGTCGGCCCTGAGCATTTCTCGTGAGGCCACCGAGACGCAGACCGCTTCATTCCTTGGCGGGCTTTGTGATCTCATAAGTGCATTTGAAAGCGGCAGCCGCGACACGATAGGTGTCCTTGGTGTCTGAGGGGGTCTGGACGATGGCATCGCCAACCTTGGCCACCATTTCCTCACCCCAAGGCGCAGTGAAATGAAAGTCGCCTTGTTGGTTGGATACGATGAAGTAGTTCATGTCCTGCCCGATCGGGCGGAAGGCCGAGAAGCCTTCGGCGTCCGGCTTGGATTGGGGTTCGCCGTAACGCTTCGGGAACTTTGTTGCCTTGACGAGGTATTGCTCGTTACCGGTTTCGGGGCAATGGTTGCGGACAACCCAGTCGCCTTGTTCCGCGGGCTTTGACTTGGTCTCCACGCCTTCGCCGAGAATCCTGGTGACAACGATCTCACCCACAACGGCGGGGCGTGCGTCGACGGGAAGAGTCTTCTTGGCGATGCCGGCAATGCCTTGGGATTTCGCCTGTTCCATCAAAGCGACCTGATCCGCCACCTGAGTGGTCTCCGCGGCGTGCACAAGGCCCGGCAAGCTGATGGCTGCCAGAACGGCCAGACGAAGCGGATTGATCCCGAGCATTCTGCTCTCCCTAATATAAGTTGATGTTATCGGCTGCGTTTTGCCCGTGAACTGAGCTCCGGGCGAAGACGCGTGAATTGTTGCGCACCCACCAAATGTATTGAAAGTCTGAAAGTTTTATGTCGGCCCAATGGGCTGCGTTGGGGTTCCATCGCACTTATTCGCCGGAACTCCAGACAGAAGCCGATCTCGCTAGCCCGCTATTTACTGCTACGTTCGAGGAAGCTGTCCACAACCCGCTTCTGGCCGGCTTTGTCGAAATCGACGGTGACCTTGTTGCCGTCGACGGCGGAGACCGTGCCGGGGCCGAACTTGACGTGGAACACCCTGTCACTGACCGAGAATTTCGGCGCCCCGTCCACCACCGACTTGGCGATCAGCTCGCCTTCGATCAGCTTGGGTTGGCCACGGCCGTAGGAGGGCTGGGCCGGCGAGGAGAAGCCGCCACGGCTACCACCGGAAGCCTGGCTGCTCGCCTTCTGGGCCTTCTGTGCGCGCTGCCAGCCGGGCGTTTCGTAGTTCGACTGGAAGCGCTCGACGCTGTCGAAGCGCGAGGCGCCGTAGGGATTCTGACGGCCGAATGACGAGCCGTAGCCACCGTAGGCGCTACCGGTTTCCTTGATCTCGACGTGAGCGGCCGGCAATTCGTCGAGGAAGCGCGAGGGGATGGACGACTGCCAGGAGCCGTGGATGCGGCGGTTGGAGGTGAACCAGATTAGGCAGTGTTTCTTGGCGCGCGTCAGGCCGACGTAGGCGAGGCGGCGTTCCTCCTCAAGGCCGGAGCGACCACCCTCGTCGAGGGCGCGCTGGTGTGGGAACAGGCCTTCCTCCCAGCCGGGCAGGAAGACGGTGTCGAACTCCAGACCCTTGGCCGAATGCAGTGTCATGATGGAGACGGCGTCGAGTTCCTCGCCCGAGTCACGGTCCATCACCAGGGAGATGTGTTCGAGGAAGCCTTCCATGCTCTCGAACTCGTCCATGGAGCGGATGAGTTCCTTGAGGTTTTCGAGGCGGCCCGGCGCCTCGGCCGAGCGGTCGTTCTGCCACATGGCGGTGTAGCCGCTCTCATCGAGGATCAATTCGGCGAGCTCGGTGTGCTTCATGGACGGGATGAGGTCGCGCCAGCGGCCGATGTTGTCCAGGAAGTCGCGCAGCGACGTCCGCGTCTTGCCCTTGAATTCCTCGGTGGCGACAAGCTGGTGCGTCGCCTCGGTGAGCGGCACGCCTTCGGCCCGGCCGTAATCGTGCAGCGTGCGGACCGAGGTGTCGCCGATGCCACGGCGCGGCGTGTTGACGATGCGCTCGAAGGCGAGGTCGTCGGCGGGCTGCATGACGATGCGGAAATAGGCCAGCGCGTCGCGGATTTCGGCGCGCTCATAGAAGCGCGGGCCGCCGATGACGCGGTAGGGGATGCCGGAGGTGACGAAGCGGTCTTCGAATTCGCGCATCTGGAAGGAAGCGCGCACCAGGATGGCGATGTCGTTGAGCGGCGTGCCGCCGCGCTGATAGCGTTCGATCTCGTCGCCGATCGAGCGCGCCTCTTCCTCCGAATCCCAAGCGGAGGCGACGAACACCTTGTCCTCGTCGTCGGATTGCGGCAGGTCGGTGAACAGCGTCTTGCCGAGCCGCGCCTCGTTGTGGGCGATGAGATGCGAGGCGGCACCGAGAATGTGGGCGGTGGAGCGATAGTTGCGCTCGAGCCGGATCACCTTGGCGCCGGGGAAGTCGCGCTCATAACGCAGGATGTTGTCCACCTCGGCGCCGCGCCAGCCGTAGATCGATTGGTCGTCGTCGCCGACGCAGCAGATGTTGTGCGAGCCCTGGGCCAGAAGGCGCAGCCAGAGATATTGGACGACGTTGGTATCCTGATACTCGTCGACCAGGATGAACTGGAAGCGCTTGTGGTAATCGGCCAGCACGTCGGGATTCTGGCGCAAGAGCGTCACCGCCTCAAGCAGCAGGTCGCCGAAGTCGACGGCGTTCAG is part of the Pleomorphomonas sp. PLEO genome and encodes:
- a CDS encoding ATP-dependent helicase, encoding MTASQNHDDTDFDASPSLGIAARAMAAARPGGAVGYLQGMNPEQREAVETLDGPVLVLAGAGTGKTRVLTTRIAHILATRRAFPSQILSVTFTNKAAREMKERVGKLVGGVVEGMPWLGTFHSIGVRMLRKHAELVGLKSNFTILDTDDQLRLIKQLIQADGIDEKRWPARQFASALDGWKNKGLRPAEIPEGEARAYVNGRGRELYAAYQARLKVLNAVDFGDLLLEAVTLLRQNPDVLADYHKRFQFILVDEYQDTNVVQYLWLRLLAQGSHNICCVGDDDQSIYGWRGAEVDNILRYERDFPGAKVIRLERNYRSTAHILGAASHLIAHNEARLGKTLFTDLPQSDDEDKVFVASAWDSEEEARSIGDEIERYQRGGTPLNDIAILVRASFQMREFEDRFVTSGIPYRVIGGPRFYERAEIRDALAYFRIVMQPADDLAFERIVNTPRRGIGDTSVRTLHDYGRAEGVPLTEATHQLVATEEFKGKTRTSLRDFLDNIGRWRDLIPSMKHTELAELILDESGYTAMWQNDRSAEAPGRLENLKELIRSMDEFESMEGFLEHISLVMDRDSGEELDAVSIMTLHSAKGLEFDTVFLPGWEEGLFPHQRALDEGGRSGLEEERRLAYVGLTRAKKHCLIWFTSNRRIHGSWQSSIPSRFLDELPAAHVEIKETGSAYGGYGSSFGRQNPYGASRFDSVERFQSNYETPGWQRAQKAQKASSQASGGSRGGFSSPAQPSYGRGQPKLIEGELIAKSVVDGAPKFSVSDRVFHVKFGPGTVSAVDGNKVTVDFDKAGQKRVVDSFLERSSK
- a CDS encoding bifunctional UDP-sugar hydrolase/5'-nucleotidase, coding for MTNRLAVGILTAGALALSAGTALADFQLTILHINDFHSRIEPINKYDSTCSAKESDAGECFGGIARVKSAIDAKRAELKGGNLLVLDAGDEFQGSLYYSTFKSGPVAEFMNGIGFDAMAIGNHEFDDGPAELDKLIGAVKFPIISGNTISAKGSLLDGKYKGYVIKEIGGQKVAIVSVLAKDTSETSSPGKDITFEDEITYLQTAVKEIQAEGVDKIIALTHVGYLKDQEIAEKVDGIDVIVGGHSHTYLSSTDKKSSGPYPTLVKSPSGVEVPVVTAYAYSKYLGDLTVTFDDKGVVTAAQGAPLLLDASVKPDEGYVARVKELGKPLEELKAKIVGSSASIIDGDRKSCRAVECSMGNLVADAALDRVASQGITISIANGGGLRASIDAGDVSMGEVLTVLPFQNTIATFQIDGAGIKEALENGVSQVDEGAGRFPQVSGLKYTFDRSKPVGSRITSVEVKQGDAFVPLEAAKTYGVVTNNYVRGGGDGFKTFADKAVNAYDYGPNLEDVVAQYLTTHNPYKPYTDGRVTDATPADYVPPKK